Part of the Bacillus sp. N1-1 genome, GCGCTAGCAAGCATAATGCCACTATAGCCGCCTAAGGCTCCAATTTCCATAATGTTTCGTGGCTTAGCAATGCTGACAAGTAAAGAGAGAAAGCGCCCAACCTCTGGTTTAACTGAGATAGCAGGCATACCATTTTTACGAATACTTTCATTGACTGATTGCAGTGCTTCGTCTTCATTTCCGAATAGATGTTGAATATACTCATCGTGGTTACGTGCCAAGCAAATCTCATCCTTCCTCCTATTAGTGGATTCGTACTCATTGTTATGCAGTCAAAGGTGGCTGTCAAGGTTAAAGTGTTACTTTTGAAGGAGCGTCGAAAGGAAAGGAAAGGAAACAGTAAAAGAACTCGCTTCATTCTAATGCTGAGGAGTAAAGACCTATTAGTTTCCACAATACTTGGGAAAGTAGGAAACGATTCACGCTAATAATCCTACTAAAGTTATTGTTATTTCCCAATACCCCCTTCACGAATTGTTTGTTAAACTAGTAATAACAGCAAGGATCGGTTGCAAACATCTATCCTTTTTCCTACTTGCCTCAGCGGAAGAAGGCAGCTGATTACGAAGGGAGCGTTTAGAATGCCGTTTGAGCAAGGGAGCAAAGCACTAAAATCTGATGGGCATAAGCACACTACCCAAACATCTGAGCGGGTCAATGTACCCAAACTACCAATCGCAAGTGAAGAAGGCTTCTCTAATGTTGTGAGGGATTCAAACCAAAATTATTGGTTTACCAAACAACTTTCGCCTACTCATGTCGAGGTTTACGTCTTTGTTCATAGCCTTGCTCAACTAAGAACGTTCCAAGTAAACGGTAAACCAAGCTTCTATGAATATCCTGAAACCATTTGTATTGCTTGTGAAGGAGAAGAATGGAACGGTTGGATTTATGAGTTTTCGAAGGAAGACCCAAGAATGACACATCAGTGGCACGTGAATGGAATTTTTTGTGACTTAAAAAGAAGAGGAAGTCAGCTCATTGTATCATCGTACCATGTTGAAGGGGATGAGGCCCTGTTAACAACGTTTGGTGATTCTGGCAAAAAGGTGATTCCCTTAGAAGCTGGCTATTCTCCGGTAAGCATGATGGTTGCTGAAGAGGGCGTTTATGTTGCTGCTTTATCGATTTCTGCTTCTTACCAGGATCAGGTTCTTTTACTTGATGATACATATCAAATTAAAAACACCTTTAAACTTGATTTTTCACCGCGAACGATTCATTCCTGGAACGGGAGTTTAATTGTCCATGGTATTAACAGAAGAACTGGTAAAAGTGATCAGCTTGTTTACATCTGTTCCAAAACTGGTCGACAGGAGAAATTCCCAATACCAAGTTGTGAGCTAGTTCAGTGTTCAGAGCAGCATTTAACTTTTTATAATGCAGATACTAAAATATTATCGATCTGGGACCATCAACAAAAAGAAATCGTTAGTATGAGAGAATCTGAACGGCCTTACGTATCAAATCACTTTTAATAATAGTAAATAAAACTTGAGCTGAAAAAAGCTCAAGTTTTTTGTTGTTATGCAACCTTTCTTATATGAAACAGAGGAATAGAAGGCATAACCTAAGAATGATATAATTGTTCTAATACTTAAGAGATGATTACACATTCAATAGAAAGTGAGGAAGCGGATGCGACTGGAACCTTCAAAACGAATTGACCCAAAAGGGTTGAAAGTATGGCAAATAACAGGGGGGATGGTTTCACTTATTTCCATTTTTCTCCTGAGTGGTTTGTTTGTCGTTCATGTCATCGTACGACCTCTCCCTTTATGGATTTTAGCGTTAGGTTGTGTGCTTGCTCTTCTATTTGTCATTCTCCAGACATGGTTGCTACCAAAACTGCGCTGGAAAAAATGGAGATATGAAGTCACTGAACACGAAATTGAACTTAAACATGGCGTCATTATTGTGAAACGAACTCTCATTCCGATGGTTCGAGTTCAACATGTTGATACGAGACAGGGACCGCTGTTAAGAGCTTATCATCTGTCGTCGGTAACGATTTCAACTGCAGCTACGACGCATGAAATACCAGCTCTTTCAAACGAAGTTGCTGATGAGCTAAGAAATCGGATCTCGATTCTAGCAAGGGTGGCAGAAGATGATGTCTGAGAAAAAACGCCTGCATCCAGTAGCAATGCTGTTATCTTTTGTAAAGTACGCTAAAGAAGCGGCTATTCCGTTAATTTTCTTTGTTTTTGTTGGAGGAGGAAATGGTTACACGTGGTGGCACTTTCTAATGATCGGAGCACTTCTTCTATTCACTATAGGAAATGGAGTGCTAGGATGGTTTTTTTATACATATCACATTGAAAACAACGAGCTACGCATCCATCAGGGATTTATCTTCCGCAAAAAGAGATTCATTCCTCGGGAGAGAATTCAATCGATTGATTTTTCTCAAGGGTTAATACAGCGTGCATTTGGACTCGTTAAAGTGCAAATTGAGACAGCCGGAGGCGGGGGAGAACCGGAAGTGGTGATGTCAGCGTTAAAACGGAATGATGCTGAAATGTTGAAAAGCAATCTCTACCAGAAAAGAAATGCGGTCGCCGATGAAATGATGGAAGAAGTGGAGGAGAAACCGTCGCTGCTTTATAAACTTTCATGGAAAGAATTACTGATCACAGCTTCAACTTCAGGTGGTATAGGTGTTGTTCTTTCCTTCGTAGCGGCAATTGCCTCGCAAGTAGATGATTTCATTCCTAATCAGTTCTATGAAAGTGTAACAGAGCGGGTGATGGATGCTACGCTTCCATTTCTATTACTTGCAGTCGCCTTTCTGCTCTTGATATCATGGTTTTTCTCAGTCGTTGGTACTGTTCTAAAATATGGCGGCTTTGTTCTTACGCGACACGAGGATGATTTAATCATTAGTAGAGGGATTCTTGAAAAGCGTCAGTTAACCATTCCTGTTCATCGCATTCAGGGGATTCGAATTGTGGAAGGGCTCCTTCGTCAACCTTTTGGTTATTCGGTACTATACGTAGAAAGTGGCGGAGGCGGAGGAAAAGAGGAACAGTTTTCAACTGTATTATTTCCTCTCGTTAAACGAAAAAGAGTGAAAACATTATTAGGGGAAATCCTACCTGAGATGGCCATTCATGACGAATGTTCACCCTTGCCTATTAGAGCAAAAAGACGTTATTTCATTCGATTCCTTCTGCCTGCTGTATTACCATTAGGATTAATAACCTACTTTGTTCCATACGGTGCTTTCTCACTCTTGTTATTGCCAATTTGCTGTTTCATCGGTTATTTCCATTATCGTGATGCAGGTTGGGGTATCAAAAAAGATGTCGCTCTTCTGCAATTTAGACAAATTTCAAAAACGAGAGTATACGTAGCAAGGAAAAACATTCAAGCAATGGAGTTGGAGACAACTTTTCTTCAAGAGCCCAAACAATTAACCACCTTTAAAATATCGATTTTATCAAGCTTTGCGGGAAAACAATTTAGGGTGAAAGATATTGAACATACAAATGGAGAAGAACTTTTAAATTGGTATTCTTACTCTGCCAAAAAAAATATAAAAGAAGAGGTATAACATTTCTGTAAGGAGGGAATATATGTACATTGTTAATTCGGTGATTAATGTACCAGAAGAAAAAGTGGATGAAGTGATCGGTATCTATCAGTCACGTTCGCGGCGGGTGGATGAGTTTGAGGGGTTTGAATCTTTCCGACTTCTCCAAAATGAGAATAAACCTTCAGAACTCACCGTTCAAATGAAGTGGAAAACGAAAGATTCTTTTTTAACATGGATTAAAAGTCCTTCATATAAAGAAATACATGACCTTGAAAAGAAATATCCTGATCAGGAACTAGCCGCAATAAAACCAAAAGTATCTCGCTTTAAGGTTGTAGCTGAATGATGAGCCAAATCGATGCGATTATTGACCGAGTTGTTCACGGTATCTATCATGATATGCCCGAACTATTAGAGAAATATGGAGAACAGGGTCGTGTGAAGTGCCGTGAAGATAATTATCATCACATCAAACACCTGAATTCGGCGCGCAACCTGGATTCGGATGATTTTTTTGTTGATTATGTTTTATGGCTGAATAATATTCTAACTGCTAGAGGTATGAAAACCGAGCACTTAATTGATAATTTCAAGCGTCTGGAAAATGAATTGCGTGCATCTGAGTCGTTCGAAGAGAAGGAAGATTATCTTAGAACGTTGAAAAAAGGTCTTGCAGAGCTGGAAGAACTAACAGTTGATAGTTCTTCGTATACAAAGAGGTGAGCATGTGTCGATAGATATAAAAGGGTTAACAGATGACTTTCTTGAAGGTGATCAAGATCAAGCATGGGAAAGAATAACAGCGCAGTCTGAATTGATGACAAATAGCCATTTAACCTTTGAAGCTCTTACGAAAGCCATGCAGCGAATTGGTGAGTTATGGGAAGGAAATGAAATATCAGTTGCGGACGAGCACTTAGCTACAACTACGTGTGATTATGTTCTTTCTCGGTATGCCCATTTCAGGAAAATTACGAATAAGAATGAAGATGGCCCGAAAGCCCTTTTTCTTTGTATTGAACAAGAACAGCATTATTTAGGCTTGAAAATGATATCGTTACTCTTTCAAGAGTATGGCTGGCAAACAAAGCTGTTTGGAGCCAATTTACCTCTTGAATATGCCTTAGAGAAAACGGAGAAATGGGGAGCATCAGTTGTTGGTATTTCGGTTGCAATCTTGTACCATGCTGAGCGATTAAATCGTTATGTCACTGATCTTGAAGCGTTGGAAAATCCTCCTGAAGTCTTAGTTGGAGGGAGGCTTACCTCACAGTACAACTTGTCTAAATATTGCTCTGAACATACAACGTTGGTTCCTGATTTACATCATGTTCGTGAATGGCTGAAAGCGAGGAAAGGGAGTATGAATAATGTTCGATATAAATGATCATCCACTCCCTGCTTTTTTAGTTGATGAGGAACTAAACATTCTTTCACAATCAAAGCTTGCAACGGAAGCTTTTTCTCCTCGTTCTTCTTTTTTGGAGCTTGTTGATATCGATAGTCGAACGAAAGCTGCCAAAATGCTGAACCCGCTTTTGAAAGAAACTGAAGTTGAATTAGTTATGGGCACTGCCCAGTCCCCTTATTCTCTGTTTCATGTTTATGCAAAGTGGTCCATGAGTGGTGGAGGACAGCTGGTGTGTGTAAGGCAAGATGAACGATTGGAAAAACT contains:
- a CDS encoding PH domain-containing protein encodes the protein MRLEPSKRIDPKGLKVWQITGGMVSLISIFLLSGLFVVHVIVRPLPLWILALGCVLALLFVILQTWLLPKLRWKKWRYEVTEHEIELKHGVIIVKRTLIPMVRVQHVDTRQGPLLRAYHLSSVTISTAATTHEIPALSNEVADELRNRISILARVAEDDV
- a CDS encoding PH domain-containing protein; translated protein: MSEKKRLHPVAMLLSFVKYAKEAAIPLIFFVFVGGGNGYTWWHFLMIGALLLFTIGNGVLGWFFYTYHIENNELRIHQGFIFRKKRFIPRERIQSIDFSQGLIQRAFGLVKVQIETAGGGGEPEVVMSALKRNDAEMLKSNLYQKRNAVADEMMEEVEEKPSLLYKLSWKELLITASTSGGIGVVLSFVAAIASQVDDFIPNQFYESVTERVMDATLPFLLLAVAFLLLISWFFSVVGTVLKYGGFVLTRHEDDLIISRGILEKRQLTIPVHRIQGIRIVEGLLRQPFGYSVLYVESGGGGGKEEQFSTVLFPLVKRKRVKTLLGEILPEMAIHDECSPLPIRAKRRYFIRFLLPAVLPLGLITYFVPYGAFSLLLLPICCFIGYFHYRDAGWGIKKDVALLQFRQISKTRVYVARKNIQAMELETTFLQEPKQLTTFKISILSSFAGKQFRVKDIEHTNGEELLNWYSYSAKKNIKEEV
- a CDS encoding antibiotic biosynthesis monooxygenase — encoded protein: MYIVNSVINVPEEKVDEVIGIYQSRSRRVDEFEGFESFRLLQNENKPSELTVQMKWKTKDSFLTWIKSPSYKEIHDLEKKYPDQELAAIKPKVSRFKVVAE
- a CDS encoding cobalamin-dependent protein (Presence of a B(12) (cobalamin)-binding domain implies dependence on cobalamin itself, in one of its several forms, or in some unusual lineages, dependence on a cobalamin-like analog.) is translated as MSIDIKGLTDDFLEGDQDQAWERITAQSELMTNSHLTFEALTKAMQRIGELWEGNEISVADEHLATTTCDYVLSRYAHFRKITNKNEDGPKALFLCIEQEQHYLGLKMISLLFQEYGWQTKLFGANLPLEYALEKTEKWGASVVGISVAILYHAERLNRYVTDLEALENPPEVLVGGRLTSQYNLSKYCSEHTTLVPDLHHVREWLKARKGSMNNVRYK